A genomic region of [Eubacterium] eligens ATCC 27750 contains the following coding sequences:
- a CDS encoding DUF819 family protein, with product MIKDGFLYLAALIFAAAVLVNLPKIFKGKKAQVFFNFAPPIVLIYLGLMLLCTMKVWDLSATSAVYKSVKNPILYAMLFIMLLRCDLKKIIKLGPKMLIGFFAATLSIGLGFFVSYAIFHQLLGAGSWKALGALCGSWMGGGGNMLAIQAALDVDEATMAYALVMDSICATLYVMFLLWAIGNHEKFNKWTKADTSIIDGVGAALEEEAKANTKPLVWQNIILLLGSGLLVSAVSMELGSMINAHLSFFDSTTWTVLIVSVLGIVFALTPFGKIKGTEEISNVMLYIVIALIASRADLGAVGNAPIWLLAGFVILLIHVAIMIALAKILKLDIFTCCVASLANIGGTATAPVLAGAYSNALVPVGIMMALLGYVVGTGGGLVVANLMSIFG from the coding sequence ATGATAAAAGATGGATTTTTATACCTTGCGGCGCTTATATTTGCAGCTGCAGTATTAGTAAATCTACCCAAGATTTTTAAAGGAAAAAAGGCGCAGGTGTTCTTTAATTTTGCACCGCCGATTGTACTTATATATCTGGGGCTTATGCTCCTTTGCACAATGAAAGTGTGGGATCTTAGTGCAACAAGCGCTGTGTACAAATCAGTCAAGAACCCAATATTATATGCGATGCTTTTCATAATGCTGCTTCGCTGTGATTTGAAGAAAATCATCAAGCTTGGACCTAAAATGCTTATCGGTTTCTTCGCAGCAACATTGTCAATCGGACTTGGATTCTTCGTTTCTTATGCGATATTCCACCAGCTCTTAGGCGCAGGTTCATGGAAAGCGCTCGGCGCGCTGTGCGGAAGCTGGATGGGCGGCGGCGGCAATATGCTCGCAATCCAGGCAGCACTTGATGTTGACGAAGCAACAATGGCTTACGCCCTTGTTATGGATTCAATCTGCGCGACACTTTATGTAATGTTCCTTCTGTGGGCAATCGGAAATCACGAGAAGTTCAACAAATGGACAAAGGCAGACACAAGCATAATCGACGGCGTTGGCGCTGCACTCGAAGAGGAAGCAAAAGCCAACACAAAGCCGCTTGTATGGCAGAACATCATTCTTCTGCTCGGTTCAGGACTCCTAGTATCTGCAGTTTCAATGGAGCTTGGCAGCATGATTAATGCACATTTATCATTCTTTGACAGCACAACATGGACAGTGCTTATCGTATCAGTGCTTGGTATCGTATTCGCCCTGACACCATTTGGCAAGATTAAGGGAACTGAGGAGATTTCAAATGTAATGCTTTATATAGTCATTGCCTTAATCGCTTCAAGAGCAGACCTCGGAGCAGTTGGCAATGCCCCAATATGGCTTCTCGCAGGATTCGTAATCCTCCTTATCCATGTGGCAATAATGATTGCACTTGCGAAGATATTGAAACTCGACATCTTCACATGCTGCGTTGCTTCCCTCGCCAACATCGGCGGAACAGCAACAGCACCGGTTCTCGCCGGCGCATACTCAAATGCCCTCGTACCAGTTGGTATCATGATGGCGCTGCTCGGCTATGTCGTCGGAACCGGCGGCGGCCTGGTTGTGGCTAATCTGATGAGTATATTTGGGTAG
- a CDS encoding IS256 family transposase, whose protein sequence is MAQLHFTLDSDFFVGLFSETKDEAFGKLMEALLNQVLQAESTEQLGASNYERSQERSDYRNGVRTRTLTTRIGKIELQVPRHRNVPFKTSLFENYQRNEQALITTMMEMVVQGVSTRNIKKVTEELCGESFSKSAVSEICKELDVPVKHFKERLLPEHYPFIIVDAIYLKAREDHRVKSKALFVAIGINNTGHKEVLGFEVYDSEKVNTWRDFFENLKSRGLRGVDIVISDAHAGLVEAIKESFSGSSWQRCQAHFTRNIINKCPKKYSTGLASELRDMFNAATIEEARRLKESIYDEYQDVANEAMTVLDEGFEDSITIMALPSKYRIALRTSNIIERENREIRRREKVIQIFPNTESIIRLIGAVLQDDHNEWSVGHKIFDMKEYYDKLSSIQSNLLKIKVA, encoded by the coding sequence ATGGCTCAATTACATTTTACATTAGATAGTGATTTTTTTGTAGGACTTTTTTCAGAAACTAAGGATGAAGCTTTTGGCAAACTTATGGAAGCTTTACTTAATCAGGTTCTTCAGGCTGAATCTACTGAACAGCTTGGAGCAAGTAATTACGAACGATCTCAAGAACGTTCTGATTATAGAAATGGAGTTAGGACAAGAACATTAACCACCCGTATTGGAAAGATTGAATTACAGGTTCCAAGACATCGTAATGTTCCATTTAAAACTTCCTTGTTCGAAAATTATCAGCGTAATGAACAGGCTTTAATTACAACAATGATGGAAATGGTTGTGCAAGGCGTATCAACCAGAAATATAAAAAAAGTAACTGAAGAGCTTTGTGGAGAATCTTTTTCAAAATCTGCTGTTTCTGAAATCTGCAAGGAACTAGATGTCCCTGTTAAGCATTTCAAGGAGCGCTTATTGCCGGAACACTATCCGTTTATTATTGTTGATGCGATATATTTAAAAGCTCGTGAAGATCATCGTGTTAAATCAAAAGCGTTGTTTGTTGCAATTGGAATAAACAATACCGGGCACAAAGAAGTCCTGGGATTTGAAGTTTATGATTCAGAGAAAGTGAACACCTGGAGAGACTTTTTTGAAAATCTTAAAAGTCGCGGTTTGCGCGGTGTAGATATTGTAATATCTGACGCACACGCGGGGCTTGTTGAAGCAATAAAGGAGAGTTTCTCTGGCTCTTCATGGCAGCGATGTCAGGCTCACTTTACAAGAAACATCATAAATAAGTGTCCTAAAAAATACAGCACTGGTTTAGCTTCTGAGTTACGAGACATGTTTAACGCAGCTACTATTGAAGAGGCCCGTCGTTTAAAAGAATCTATATACGATGAATATCAGGATGTTGCAAATGAAGCAATGACTGTCCTTGATGAAGGATTTGAAGATAGTATTACCATCATGGCACTTCCCTCAAAATATCGTATAGCATTAAGAACCAGCAACATAATAGAACGCGAGAACAGAGAAATCAGAAGACGCGAAAAAGTTATTCAGATTTTTCCAAATACAGAATCTATTATTAGATTAATTGGTGCAGTCCTTCAAGATGATCATAATGAATGGAGTGTAGGTCATAAAATCTTTGATATGAAAGAGTACTATGATAAACTAAGCTCCATTCAGTCAAATCTTTTGAAGATAAAAGTAGCGTAG
- a CDS encoding winged helix-turn-helix transcriptional regulator, whose amino-acid sequence MYHKKLESDIRCPLEYGLEVFGGKWKSRVICVLADKKILRYSELRAELVNITDAVLSTTLKALIADDIVSRKSYDEIPPRVEYSLTEKGLSVMPILQSICDWSCAFYKKETDKESSQCMKCDHK is encoded by the coding sequence ATGTATCACAAGAAATTAGAATCAGATATCAGATGTCCATTGGAATACGGCCTGGAAGTATTTGGAGGCAAATGGAAATCAAGAGTTATATGTGTTCTGGCGGATAAGAAGATATTAAGATATAGTGAGTTAAGGGCAGAACTGGTGAATATTACAGATGCAGTTCTTTCAACAACATTAAAGGCACTGATTGCGGATGATATTGTATCAAGGAAATCATATGATGAGATTCCGCCAAGAGTTGAATATTCACTTACGGAAAAGGGCTTATCTGTAATGCCGATATTGCAAAGTATATGCGACTGGTCATGTGCATTTTACAAGAAAGAAACTGACAAAGAATCGAGCCAGTGCATGAAGTGCGACCATAAGTAA
- a CDS encoding aminoacyl-histidine dipeptidase gives MDINELSPSEVFSYFQEICAIPHGSGNTGMIADYCLEFAKLHGLKARKDTSDNVVIFKAGSSGYEDCEPVILQGHLDMVCEKEPDCDIDMSVQSIKACTDGKMVWADGTTLGADDGIAVAFILAVLASDTIAHPPIQAVLTSDEEIGMLGARDLDTSDLTAKRLINIDSENEGILYVSCAGGVRAECDIPVAYEDAAGWVADGAIDVQNGSVCFEVKISGLAGGHSGVEIHKQHTNAIRLLASLLSHASGAADFRLVSLSGGGKENAIPKEAKAVVSVRSCDATTFEQSIKESAAVWMQEISATEPYAKIELEKTDIAADKVLDSKSTANVIYALWLSPDGVYKMSQEINGMVQTSLNLGTAYLDADKLVYKYLIRSNTAAGKKLLLERVTTFVKHLSGKVVTMSDYPAWEYKSDSQLRKICVDSFTNVYGHEPEVTSIHAGLECGILAGKMPGVDMISFGPTLESVHTPDECMDAASVERTWEYLMEILKEM, from the coding sequence ATGGATATAAATGAGTTATCACCATCAGAGGTTTTCTCTTATTTTCAGGAGATTTGTGCGATTCCGCATGGTTCTGGGAATACCGGGATGATTGCGGATTATTGTCTGGAGTTTGCTAAGTTGCATGGACTTAAGGCAAGGAAGGATACGTCTGATAATGTTGTTATATTTAAGGCTGGTTCTTCTGGATATGAGGACTGTGAGCCTGTGATTTTGCAGGGACATCTTGATATGGTGTGTGAGAAAGAGCCAGATTGCGATATTGACATGAGTGTACAGAGCATTAAGGCTTGCACTGATGGTAAGATGGTGTGGGCTGACGGCACAACTCTTGGCGCTGATGATGGAATTGCTGTTGCATTTATACTGGCAGTGCTTGCTTCGGATACGATTGCGCATCCTCCTATACAGGCAGTGCTTACGAGCGATGAGGAGATTGGAATGCTTGGCGCAAGAGACCTCGACACTTCTGACCTTACAGCAAAGAGACTTATCAATATTGATTCTGAAAATGAGGGAATATTGTATGTAAGCTGTGCTGGTGGTGTGAGAGCTGAGTGTGACATTCCGGTTGCGTATGAGGATGCTGCGGGCTGGGTGGCAGATGGTGCAATTGATGTGCAGAATGGTTCGGTATGCTTCGAAGTTAAGATAAGCGGGCTTGCCGGTGGTCATTCCGGCGTTGAGATTCACAAACAGCACACTAATGCTATAAGATTGCTTGCTTCATTACTTTCACATGCCAGCGGGGCAGCAGATTTCCGTCTTGTGTCGCTTTCAGGTGGCGGCAAGGAAAATGCAATTCCAAAAGAAGCAAAGGCAGTTGTAAGTGTCAGAAGCTGCGATGCCACAACATTTGAACAAAGCATCAAAGAGAGTGCGGCTGTGTGGATGCAGGAAATCAGCGCGACAGAGCCATATGCTAAGATTGAGCTTGAAAAGACAGACATTGCAGCAGACAAGGTTCTTGATTCCAAGAGTACTGCAAATGTAATATATGCCCTCTGGTTAAGTCCTGATGGTGTGTACAAAATGAGTCAGGAGATTAATGGCATGGTGCAGACTTCGCTCAATCTGGGAACTGCTTACCTCGACGCAGACAAGCTTGTGTACAAATATCTTATAAGAAGCAATACAGCGGCTGGAAAGAAATTATTGCTTGAGAGAGTCACCACATTTGTAAAACATTTGTCAGGAAAAGTAGTCACAATGTCGGACTATCCTGCGTGGGAATACAAGAGTGATTCGCAGTTAAGAAAGATATGCGTTGATAGCTTTACAAATGTGTACGGCCACGAACCGGAAGTGACCTCAATCCACGCCGGACTCGAATGTGGCATACTTGCCGGGAAAATGCCGGGAGTAGATATGATATCATTTGGACCGACACTTGAAAGTGTGCATACGCCTGATGAGTGTATGGACGCGGCTTCAGTGGAGCGGACCTGGGAATATCTGATGGAGATACTTAAAGAAATGTAA
- a CDS encoding NAD(P)-binding protein gives MSRLTIITKDKAQVTMESLYQDLERRIVASPPGLCTIDLTRSFIKMCLAQSCGKCVPCRVGLRQLARLFDDVLDGNATEETLDVIRLTAEGIYYSADCAIGYEAAKLVLKCIDGCEDDFRSHMERGFCSCNSNQPVACVKSCPAGVDIPGYIALVHEGRYADAVRLIRRDNPMPTTCAYICEHPCENRCKRTLIDAPVNIRGLKKMAVDNAGDVPVPACNEPTGKKVAIIGGGPGGLSAAYYLALMGHKVTIFEQRKQLGGMLRYGIPNYRLPRKKLDAEINSILSTGIEVKKNISVGTDITLEDINKEYNAVYISIGAHADKKIGIDGEDAKTGVISAVEMLRAIGDDEMPDYTGKRVVVIGGGNVAMDVARSSVRLGAEKVSIVYRRRKADMTALPEEVEGAEAEGCDVLELMSPVRIEKDENDAAVGLWVQPQMISRIKGGRPSPKTAAKDEVLIPCDLIVVAIGQGIETRYFEEHGVTVKRGTIEALDTSEIKERKGIFAGGDCVTGPATVIRAIAAGKVAAANIDEYLGYHHEITSDVEIPYAGYEDKVPCGRVEVALRDAADRKKDFEPIEYGFSCEEACQESGRCLRCDHFGFGSFRGGREKQW, from the coding sequence TTGAGCAGATTAACAATTATTACTAAGGATAAGGCTCAGGTTACAATGGAGTCTTTATATCAGGATTTAGAGAGAAGAATAGTAGCAAGTCCACCGGGATTGTGTACTATTGACCTTACGAGGTCATTTATAAAAATGTGTCTTGCACAGTCATGTGGCAAATGTGTCCCATGCCGTGTGGGACTTAGACAGCTTGCGAGACTTTTTGATGATGTGCTTGATGGTAACGCAACAGAGGAAACTCTTGATGTTATCAGGCTCACAGCAGAGGGAATCTATTATTCGGCCGACTGTGCAATTGGATATGAGGCGGCCAAGCTTGTATTAAAATGTATTGATGGCTGCGAGGATGATTTCAGGTCACATATGGAGAGGGGATTTTGTTCATGTAACAGTAACCAGCCGGTTGCATGCGTGAAATCATGTCCTGCAGGAGTAGATATTCCGGGATACATAGCACTTGTGCATGAAGGCAGATATGCAGACGCGGTTCGTCTTATAAGAAGAGACAATCCAATGCCTACAACATGCGCATACATTTGTGAGCATCCATGTGAAAACAGATGTAAGAGAACACTTATTGACGCGCCAGTCAACATCAGGGGACTTAAGAAAATGGCAGTTGATAATGCCGGTGATGTTCCGGTTCCAGCATGTAATGAGCCAACAGGTAAGAAAGTTGCAATAATCGGTGGTGGTCCGGGAGGACTCAGTGCTGCATATTATCTGGCTCTTATGGGACATAAGGTTACTATATTTGAGCAGAGAAAGCAGCTTGGCGGAATGTTAAGATATGGAATTCCTAATTACAGACTTCCAAGAAAGAAGCTTGATGCAGAGATTAATTCAATTCTGTCTACAGGAATAGAAGTTAAGAAAAATATAAGCGTAGGAACAGATATTACGCTTGAGGATATTAACAAAGAATATAATGCAGTATACATTTCTATCGGAGCACATGCAGACAAGAAGATTGGAATTGATGGTGAGGATGCTAAAACAGGCGTAATATCAGCAGTAGAAATGCTTCGTGCAATTGGTGATGATGAGATGCCTGATTATACAGGCAAGCGTGTAGTTGTTATTGGCGGTGGAAATGTAGCAATGGATGTTGCCCGTTCTTCTGTAAGATTAGGTGCTGAGAAAGTAAGCATTGTATATAGAAGAAGAAAAGCCGACATGACGGCACTTCCGGAAGAGGTTGAAGGTGCAGAGGCAGAGGGCTGCGATGTTCTTGAACTTATGTCACCAGTTAGAATAGAGAAAGATGAAAATGACGCAGCAGTTGGTTTATGGGTTCAGCCACAGATGATAAGCAGGATAAAAGGTGGCAGACCATCACCTAAGACTGCAGCTAAGGACGAGGTTCTTATTCCTTGCGACCTTATTGTAGTTGCCATCGGACAGGGTATCGAAACAAGATATTTTGAGGAGCATGGCGTTACAGTCAAGAGAGGAACAATTGAGGCACTTGATACAAGTGAGATTAAAGAACGTAAAGGAATATTTGCAGGAGGAGACTGCGTAACAGGACCTGCAACAGTAATCAGGGCTATAGCAGCCGGAAAGGTTGCGGCAGCCAACATTGATGAATATCTTGGCTACCATCACGAGATAACTTCAGATGTAGAGATACCTTATGCCGGATATGAGGACAAGGTACCTTGCGGACGAGTTGAGGTCGCACTGCGTGATGCCGCAGACAGAAAGAAAGACTTTGAACCTATTGAATATGGATTTTCATGCGAGGAAGCATGTCAGGAATCTGGACGCTGCTTAAGATGTGATCATTTTGGATTTGGTTCATTCAGAGGAGGCAGAGAGAAACAATGGTAA
- a CDS encoding NADH-dependent [FeFe] hydrogenase, group A6, with product MVNLTINGKAVSVKEGTTILEAAKTIGETIPTLCYLKEVNAIGACRVCVVEVEGTDRCVTACNNFVEEGMVVYTNSRKVRTTRKTNVKLILSQHDYKCGTCIRSGNCALQSIANELNISEMPYDSILEKDNWDKTFPLIRDAQKCIKCMRCVQVCDNIQGMHIWDVVNTGSRTTVNVRANKNIAETACTLCGQCVSNCPVGALTERDDVGIVLDAIENEDIITVVQIAPAVRAAWGEDFGMSKEYATAQRLVAGLRRIGFDYIFDTTFAADMTIMEEGSEFLERLPEIKESGLPMFTSCCPGWVKFVKSEFPEMAGRLSTAKSPQQMFGAITKSYYAEKLGVDPEKIFCVSIMPCLAKKDECTWDGGKDVDAVLTTREVERMFKAFFIKPEELDEDEFDNPLGEGTGAGVIFGATGGVMEAALRSAYYLVTGNNPDADAFQSVRGLEGWKEASFDLNGTTVNVAVASGLGNTRRLVNAIKKGEVHYDFVEIMSCPGGCINGGGQPYKEDAVMVEERRHVLYGLDKRDNLRFSHENPSVKQCYEEYFEKPLSHRAHEILHV from the coding sequence ATGGTAAATTTAACAATTAACGGTAAAGCTGTATCAGTAAAAGAAGGAACTACCATTCTTGAAGCTGCCAAAACAATAGGAGAGACAATACCTACACTCTGCTATCTCAAAGAAGTCAACGCAATTGGTGCATGTCGTGTATGTGTTGTTGAAGTAGAAGGTACTGACAGATGTGTTACAGCATGTAATAACTTCGTAGAAGAAGGCATGGTTGTCTACACTAATTCAAGAAAAGTGCGTACAACAAGAAAGACTAATGTAAAGCTCATACTTTCACAGCATGATTACAAATGTGGTACATGTATAAGAAGTGGTAACTGTGCATTACAGTCAATTGCAAATGAACTTAATATATCAGAGATGCCATATGATTCAATCTTAGAAAAAGATAATTGGGATAAAACATTTCCACTTATAAGAGATGCCCAGAAATGTATCAAATGTATGCGTTGTGTGCAGGTGTGTGATAATATTCAGGGAATGCACATATGGGATGTTGTAAATACAGGTTCGCGTACAACTGTAAATGTGCGTGCAAACAAGAACATTGCGGAGACTGCATGTACACTTTGTGGTCAGTGTGTAAGCAACTGCCCTGTAGGTGCACTTACAGAAAGAGATGATGTCGGAATTGTGCTTGATGCAATTGAAAATGAGGATATCATTACAGTAGTACAGATTGCACCAGCAGTAAGAGCAGCATGGGGCGAAGATTTTGGTATGTCTAAGGAATATGCGACAGCACAAAGACTTGTTGCAGGACTTAGAAGAATAGGATTTGATTATATATTTGACACAACATTTGCAGCAGACATGACAATTATGGAGGAGGGAAGCGAGTTTCTTGAAAGGCTTCCAGAAATCAAGGAGTCAGGACTTCCAATGTTCACATCATGCTGTCCAGGATGGGTGAAATTCGTAAAGAGCGAGTTCCCTGAGATGGCAGGCAGACTTTCAACAGCAAAGTCACCACAGCAGATGTTTGGTGCAATAACAAAGTCGTATTATGCAGAAAAGCTTGGGGTTGACCCGGAGAAGATATTCTGTGTGTCAATCATGCCTTGTCTTGCAAAAAAGGACGAGTGTACATGGGACGGAGGCAAAGATGTTGACGCAGTTCTTACAACAAGAGAAGTTGAAAGAATGTTCAAAGCATTTTTCATAAAGCCGGAAGAACTTGATGAGGACGAGTTCGACAATCCTTTAGGTGAAGGAACAGGTGCTGGCGTTATATTCGGTGCAACAGGCGGTGTTATGGAGGCGGCACTCAGAAGTGCTTACTATCTTGTGACAGGAAATAATCCTGATGCGGATGCGTTCCAGTCAGTGAGAGGTCTTGAGGGCTGGAAGGAAGCTTCATTTGACCTTAATGGGACAACTGTAAATGTAGCTGTTGCCAGCGGACTTGGCAACACAAGACGTTTGGTGAATGCTATTAAGAAGGGCGAGGTTCACTATGATTTCGTTGAAATCATGTCCTGTCCGGGCGGCTGTATCAACGGTGGCGGACAGCCTTACAAGGAAGATGCTGTGATGGTTGAGGAGCGACGTCATGTGCTGTACGGGCTTGATAAGCGCGATAATCTTAGATTCTCACATGAGAATCCATCGGTTAAGCAGTGCTATGAGGAGTATTTTGAGAAACCGTTGTCACATAGGGCTCATGAGATATTGCATGTGTAG